A window from Salvia miltiorrhiza cultivar Shanhuang (shh) chromosome 2, IMPLAD_Smil_shh, whole genome shotgun sequence encodes these proteins:
- the LOC131009446 gene encoding protein FAR-RED ELONGATED HYPOCOTYL 3 isoform X1, giving the protein MDIDLRLPSGEHDKELEEPNGIVNMLDGEEKPLNVDGVGESMGDEDKLHVEDGDDVNSPLPDIDFKDVTILEPLPGMEFGSHGDAYAFYQEYARSVGFSTAIQNSRRSKTSREFIDAKFACSRYGTKREYEKSLNRPRSRQGSNQDAENATGRRACAKTDCKASMHVKRRSDGKWIIHRFEKEHNHELLPAQAVSEQTRRMYAAMARQFAEYKSAVGLKHDSRSQFEKGRNMAMDAVEASAMLEFFVHMQTLNSNFFYAVDVGEDQRLKSLLWIDAKSRHDYPNFSDVVSFDTSYIRNKYKMPLALFVGVNQHYQFMLLGCALVSDENAATYSWVMQTWLKAMGGQAPKIILTEQDRVLKSVISDVLPSTLHFFSLWHIMGKVSETLNSVIKQNENFMSKFEKCIYRSWTEEEFEKRWLKLVDRFELKENELIQSLYEDRKIWVPNFMKDGFFAGMSTGQRSDSVNSFFDKYVHKKTTVQEFVKQYDAILQDRYEEEAKATSDTWNKQPALKSPSPFEKHVAGLYTHAVFRKFQVEVLGAVACIPKKEEQVDAVVTFKVQDYERNQEFVVTLNELKSEVSCICRLFELQGFLCRHAMIVLQICGISTIPLQYILKRWTKDAKSRYSIEGSEQVQSRLQRYNDLCQRAMKLGEEGSLSQESYSLSLRALGDAFENCLNANYSNKNLLEAGPSASPGILCIEDDIQSGSLSKTNKKKNATKKRKVNMEPDVITVGTTDSLQQIEKLSSRPVNLDGFFGHHQSAPGMVQLNLMGPTRDSYFGNQPAIQGLGQLNSIAPTHDGYYGSQPAMPGMGHMEFFRTPNFGYGIRQDDPNVRSAQLHDDATRHA; this is encoded by the exons ATGGATATAGATCTTAGGTTGCCTTCTGGAGAACATGATAAAGAATTAGAAGAGCCTAATGGAATTGTTAATATGCTAGATGGGGAAGAGAAGCCCCTCAATGTAGATGGAGTGGGTGAGAGTATGGGAGACGAGGATAAGTTGCATGTCGAAGATGGAGATGATGTGAATTCTCCGTTACCTGATATAGATTTCAAAGATGTGACAATTCTTGAGCCACTTCCTGGTATGGAATTTGGGTCTCATGGGGACGCCTATGCTTTCTATCAGGAATATGCTAGATCTGTGGGATTCAGTACTGCAATTCAGAATAGCCGCCGGTCAAAAACATCAAGGGAATTCATTGACGCAAAATTCGCATGCTCTAGATATGGCACAAAACGTGAGTACGAGAAATCTTTGAACCGCCCGCGCAGTAGACAAGGAAGCAATCAGGATGCTGAGAATGCTACAGGTCGTCGAGCATGTGCAAAGACAGATTGTAAAGCAAGTATGCACGTTAAGAGAAGGTCCGATGGGAAGTGGATAATCCATAGATTTGAGAAAGAGCATAACCATGAACTGTTACCTGCCCAAGCTGTAAGTGAACAAACCAGAAGGATGTATGCTGCAATGGCTAGACAGTTTGCTGAATATAAAAGTGCAGTCGGTCTTAAACATGACTCCAGAAGCCAATTCGAAAAAGGCAGGAATATGGCAATGGATGCAGTAGAGGCGAGTGCTATGCTTGAGTTTTTTGTCCATATGCAGACTCTGAATTCAAACTTCTTTTATGCAGTGGATGTTGGTGAGGATCAACGTCTGAAAAGTCTATTATGGATTGATGCCAAAAGCAGGCATGACTATCCCAATTTCAGTGATGTTGTATCTTTTGATACGAGCTATATAAGAAACAAGTATAAAATGCCTCTAGCTCTATTTGTTGGGGTCAACCAGCACTATCAGTTCATGCTACTTGGATGTGCTTTGGTGTCTGATGAAAACGCAGCGACATATTCATGGGTCATGCAAACGTGGTTGAAGGCGATGGGTGGTCAGGCTCCGAAAATTATACTCACTGAGCAAGACAGGGTTTTGAAATCTGTTATTTCAGATGTTTTGCCATCCACTCTTCATTTTTTCTCCTTGTGGCATATAATGGGAAAGGTTTCAGAAACATTGAATAGTGTAATCAAACAGAATGAAAACTTCATGTCTAAATTCGAAAAATGCATTTATAGGTCGTGGACAGAGGAGGAGTTCGAAAAGAGGTGGCTCAAGCTGGTGGATAGATTCGAACTGAAAGAGAACGAGTTGATCCAGTCATTGTATGAAGATCGCAAAATATGGGTGCCTAACTTTATGAAAGATGGATTTTTTGCTGGGATGTCGACCGGTCAACGATCAGATAGTGTGAATTCTTTCTTTGACAAGTATGTACATAAGAAGACTACTGTGCAAGAGTTTGTTAAACAATATGATGCCATTCTGCAAGACAGGTATGAAGAGGAAGCGAAGGCCACTTCTGATACATGGAACAAACAGCCTGCTTTAAAGTCTCCTTCACCTTTCGAGAAGCATGTAGCTGGCCTATACACTCATGCTGTATTTAGGAAATTTCAAGTCGAGGTATTGGGCGCGGTAGCATGTATTCCTAAGAAAGAGGAACAAGTTGATGCGGTGGTTACTTTCAAAGTACAAGATTATGAAAGGAATCAAGAATTTGTTGTCACATTGAACGAGTTGAAATCTGAAGTATCCTGCATATGCCGCTTGTTTGAATTGCAAGGGTTCCTTTGTAGACATGCAATGATTGTTCTTCAAATCTGTGGCATCTCAACAATACCGTTGCAATATATCTTGAAACGGTGGACGAAAGATGCCAAGAGCAGATACTCAATCGAAGGGTCTGAACAGGTGCAGTCAAGGCTGCAGCGGTATAATGATCTTTGTCAAAGGGCTATGAAATTGGGTGAAGAAGGGTCATTATCACAAGAGAGTTACAGTCTGTCTCTTCGTGCACTTGGTGATGcttttgagaactgtttgaatGCGAACTACTCCAATAAGAATCTTCTAGAAGCTGGACCTTCTGCCTCCCCAGGTATTTTGTGCATCGAAGACGACATTCAGAGTGGAAGTTTGAGCAAGACGAATAAGAAGAAGAATGCAACTAAGAAAAGAAAG GTTAACATGGAGCCGGATGTTATTACAGTTGGCACGACAGATAGCTTACAACAAATT GAAAAACTGAGTTCTCGACCTGTAAATCTGGACGGATTTTTCGGTCATCATCAAAGTGCTCCGGGAATG GTACAGCTGAACTTAATGGGTCCCACACGTGATAGTTACTTCGGGAACCAACCTGCCATTCAGGGACTA GGCCAGCTGAACTCCATCGCACCTACCCATGATGGTTACTATGGTTCTCAGCCTGCCATGCCCGGAATG GGGCATATGGAATTTTTCCGCACTCCAAATTTCGGCTATGGTATTCGG CAGGATGATCCTAATGTGAGATCTGCGCAGTTGCATGACGACGCAACAAGACACGCGTGA
- the LOC131009446 gene encoding protein FAR-RED ELONGATED HYPOCOTYL 3 isoform X3, translated as MDIDLRLPSGEHDKELEEPNGIVNMLDGEEKPLNVDGVGESMGDEDKLHVEDGDDVNSPLPDIDFKDVTILEPLPGMEFGSHGDAYAFYQEYARSVGFSTAIQNSRRSKTSREFIDAKFACSRYGTKREYEKSLNRPRSRQGSNQDAENATGRRACAKTDCKASMHVKRRSDGKWIIHRFEKEHNHELLPAQAVSEQTRRMYAAMARQFAEYKSAVGLKHDSRSQFEKGRNMAMDAVEASAMLEFFVHMQTLNSNFFYAVDVGEDQRLKSLLWIDAKSRHDYPNFSDVVSFDTSYIRNKYKMPLALFVGVNQHYQFMLLGCALVSDENAATYSWVMQTWLKAMGGQAPKIILTEQDRVLKSVISDVLPSTLHFFSLWHIMGKVSETLNSVIKQNENFMSKFEKCIYRSWTEEEFEKRWLKLVDRFELKENELIQSLYEDRKIWVPNFMKDGFFAGMSTGQRSDSVNSFFDKYVHKKTTVQEFVKQYDAILQDRYEEEAKATSDTWNKQPALKSPSPFEKHVAGLYTHAVFRKFQVEVLGAVACIPKKEEQVDAVVTFKVQDYERNQEFVVTLNELKSEVSCICRLFELQGFLCRHAMIVLQICGISTIPLQYILKRWTKDAKSRYSIEGSEQVQSRLQRYNDLCQRAMKLGEEGSLSQESYSLSLRALGDAFENCLNANYSNKNLLEAGPSASPGILCIEDDIQSGSLSKTNKKKNATKKRKVNMEPDVITVGTTDSLQQIEKLSSRPVNLDGFFGHHQSAPGMLNLMGPTRDSYFGNQPAIQGLGQLNSIAPTHDGYYGSQPAMPGMGHMEFFRTPNFGYGIRQDDPNVRSAQLHDDATRHA; from the exons ATGGATATAGATCTTAGGTTGCCTTCTGGAGAACATGATAAAGAATTAGAAGAGCCTAATGGAATTGTTAATATGCTAGATGGGGAAGAGAAGCCCCTCAATGTAGATGGAGTGGGTGAGAGTATGGGAGACGAGGATAAGTTGCATGTCGAAGATGGAGATGATGTGAATTCTCCGTTACCTGATATAGATTTCAAAGATGTGACAATTCTTGAGCCACTTCCTGGTATGGAATTTGGGTCTCATGGGGACGCCTATGCTTTCTATCAGGAATATGCTAGATCTGTGGGATTCAGTACTGCAATTCAGAATAGCCGCCGGTCAAAAACATCAAGGGAATTCATTGACGCAAAATTCGCATGCTCTAGATATGGCACAAAACGTGAGTACGAGAAATCTTTGAACCGCCCGCGCAGTAGACAAGGAAGCAATCAGGATGCTGAGAATGCTACAGGTCGTCGAGCATGTGCAAAGACAGATTGTAAAGCAAGTATGCACGTTAAGAGAAGGTCCGATGGGAAGTGGATAATCCATAGATTTGAGAAAGAGCATAACCATGAACTGTTACCTGCCCAAGCTGTAAGTGAACAAACCAGAAGGATGTATGCTGCAATGGCTAGACAGTTTGCTGAATATAAAAGTGCAGTCGGTCTTAAACATGACTCCAGAAGCCAATTCGAAAAAGGCAGGAATATGGCAATGGATGCAGTAGAGGCGAGTGCTATGCTTGAGTTTTTTGTCCATATGCAGACTCTGAATTCAAACTTCTTTTATGCAGTGGATGTTGGTGAGGATCAACGTCTGAAAAGTCTATTATGGATTGATGCCAAAAGCAGGCATGACTATCCCAATTTCAGTGATGTTGTATCTTTTGATACGAGCTATATAAGAAACAAGTATAAAATGCCTCTAGCTCTATTTGTTGGGGTCAACCAGCACTATCAGTTCATGCTACTTGGATGTGCTTTGGTGTCTGATGAAAACGCAGCGACATATTCATGGGTCATGCAAACGTGGTTGAAGGCGATGGGTGGTCAGGCTCCGAAAATTATACTCACTGAGCAAGACAGGGTTTTGAAATCTGTTATTTCAGATGTTTTGCCATCCACTCTTCATTTTTTCTCCTTGTGGCATATAATGGGAAAGGTTTCAGAAACATTGAATAGTGTAATCAAACAGAATGAAAACTTCATGTCTAAATTCGAAAAATGCATTTATAGGTCGTGGACAGAGGAGGAGTTCGAAAAGAGGTGGCTCAAGCTGGTGGATAGATTCGAACTGAAAGAGAACGAGTTGATCCAGTCATTGTATGAAGATCGCAAAATATGGGTGCCTAACTTTATGAAAGATGGATTTTTTGCTGGGATGTCGACCGGTCAACGATCAGATAGTGTGAATTCTTTCTTTGACAAGTATGTACATAAGAAGACTACTGTGCAAGAGTTTGTTAAACAATATGATGCCATTCTGCAAGACAGGTATGAAGAGGAAGCGAAGGCCACTTCTGATACATGGAACAAACAGCCTGCTTTAAAGTCTCCTTCACCTTTCGAGAAGCATGTAGCTGGCCTATACACTCATGCTGTATTTAGGAAATTTCAAGTCGAGGTATTGGGCGCGGTAGCATGTATTCCTAAGAAAGAGGAACAAGTTGATGCGGTGGTTACTTTCAAAGTACAAGATTATGAAAGGAATCAAGAATTTGTTGTCACATTGAACGAGTTGAAATCTGAAGTATCCTGCATATGCCGCTTGTTTGAATTGCAAGGGTTCCTTTGTAGACATGCAATGATTGTTCTTCAAATCTGTGGCATCTCAACAATACCGTTGCAATATATCTTGAAACGGTGGACGAAAGATGCCAAGAGCAGATACTCAATCGAAGGGTCTGAACAGGTGCAGTCAAGGCTGCAGCGGTATAATGATCTTTGTCAAAGGGCTATGAAATTGGGTGAAGAAGGGTCATTATCACAAGAGAGTTACAGTCTGTCTCTTCGTGCACTTGGTGATGcttttgagaactgtttgaatGCGAACTACTCCAATAAGAATCTTCTAGAAGCTGGACCTTCTGCCTCCCCAGGTATTTTGTGCATCGAAGACGACATTCAGAGTGGAAGTTTGAGCAAGACGAATAAGAAGAAGAATGCAACTAAGAAAAGAAAG GTTAACATGGAGCCGGATGTTATTACAGTTGGCACGACAGATAGCTTACAACAAATT GAAAAACTGAGTTCTCGACCTGTAAATCTGGACGGATTTTTCGGTCATCATCAAAGTGCTCCGGGAATG CTGAACTTAATGGGTCCCACACGTGATAGTTACTTCGGGAACCAACCTGCCATTCAGGGACTA GGCCAGCTGAACTCCATCGCACCTACCCATGATGGTTACTATGGTTCTCAGCCTGCCATGCCCGGAATG GGGCATATGGAATTTTTCCGCACTCCAAATTTCGGCTATGGTATTCGG CAGGATGATCCTAATGTGAGATCTGCGCAGTTGCATGACGACGCAACAAGACACGCGTGA
- the LOC131009446 gene encoding protein FAR-RED ELONGATED HYPOCOTYL 3 isoform X2: MDIDLRLPSGEHDKELEEPNGIVNMLDGEEKPLNVDGVGESMGDEDKLHVEDGDDVNSPLPDIDFKDVTILEPLPGMEFGSHGDAYAFYQEYARSVGFSTAIQNSRRSKTSREFIDAKFACSRYGTKREYEKSLNRPRSRQGSNQDAENATGRRACAKTDCKASMHVKRRSDGKWIIHRFEKEHNHELLPAQAVSEQTRRMYAAMARQFAEYKSAVGLKHDSRSQFEKGRNMAMDAVEASAMLEFFVHMQTLNSNFFYAVDVGEDQRLKSLLWIDAKSRHDYPNFSDVVSFDTSYIRNKYKMPLALFVGVNQHYQFMLLGCALVSDENAATYSWVMQTWLKAMGGQAPKIILTEQDRVLKSVISDVLPSTLHFFSLWHIMGKVSETLNSVIKQNENFMSKFEKCIYRSWTEEEFEKRWLKLVDRFELKENELIQSLYEDRKIWVPNFMKDGFFAGMSTGQRSDSVNSFFDKYVHKKTTVQEFVKQYDAILQDRYEEEAKATSDTWNKQPALKSPSPFEKHVAGLYTHAVFRKFQVEVLGAVACIPKKEEQVDAVVTFKVQDYERNQEFVVTLNELKSEVSCICRLFELQGFLCRHAMIVLQICGISTIPLQYILKRWTKDAKSRYSIEGSEQVQSRLQRYNDLCQRAMKLGEEGSLSQESYSLSLRALGDAFENCLNANYSNKNLLEAGPSASPGILCIEDDIQSGSLSKTNKKKNATKKRKVNMEPDVITVGTTDSLQQIEKLSSRPVNLDGFFGHHQSAPGMVQLNLMGPTRDSYFGNQPAIQGLGQLNSIAPTHDGYYGSQPAMPGMGHMEFFRTPNFGYGIRDDPNVRSAQLHDDATRHA; this comes from the exons ATGGATATAGATCTTAGGTTGCCTTCTGGAGAACATGATAAAGAATTAGAAGAGCCTAATGGAATTGTTAATATGCTAGATGGGGAAGAGAAGCCCCTCAATGTAGATGGAGTGGGTGAGAGTATGGGAGACGAGGATAAGTTGCATGTCGAAGATGGAGATGATGTGAATTCTCCGTTACCTGATATAGATTTCAAAGATGTGACAATTCTTGAGCCACTTCCTGGTATGGAATTTGGGTCTCATGGGGACGCCTATGCTTTCTATCAGGAATATGCTAGATCTGTGGGATTCAGTACTGCAATTCAGAATAGCCGCCGGTCAAAAACATCAAGGGAATTCATTGACGCAAAATTCGCATGCTCTAGATATGGCACAAAACGTGAGTACGAGAAATCTTTGAACCGCCCGCGCAGTAGACAAGGAAGCAATCAGGATGCTGAGAATGCTACAGGTCGTCGAGCATGTGCAAAGACAGATTGTAAAGCAAGTATGCACGTTAAGAGAAGGTCCGATGGGAAGTGGATAATCCATAGATTTGAGAAAGAGCATAACCATGAACTGTTACCTGCCCAAGCTGTAAGTGAACAAACCAGAAGGATGTATGCTGCAATGGCTAGACAGTTTGCTGAATATAAAAGTGCAGTCGGTCTTAAACATGACTCCAGAAGCCAATTCGAAAAAGGCAGGAATATGGCAATGGATGCAGTAGAGGCGAGTGCTATGCTTGAGTTTTTTGTCCATATGCAGACTCTGAATTCAAACTTCTTTTATGCAGTGGATGTTGGTGAGGATCAACGTCTGAAAAGTCTATTATGGATTGATGCCAAAAGCAGGCATGACTATCCCAATTTCAGTGATGTTGTATCTTTTGATACGAGCTATATAAGAAACAAGTATAAAATGCCTCTAGCTCTATTTGTTGGGGTCAACCAGCACTATCAGTTCATGCTACTTGGATGTGCTTTGGTGTCTGATGAAAACGCAGCGACATATTCATGGGTCATGCAAACGTGGTTGAAGGCGATGGGTGGTCAGGCTCCGAAAATTATACTCACTGAGCAAGACAGGGTTTTGAAATCTGTTATTTCAGATGTTTTGCCATCCACTCTTCATTTTTTCTCCTTGTGGCATATAATGGGAAAGGTTTCAGAAACATTGAATAGTGTAATCAAACAGAATGAAAACTTCATGTCTAAATTCGAAAAATGCATTTATAGGTCGTGGACAGAGGAGGAGTTCGAAAAGAGGTGGCTCAAGCTGGTGGATAGATTCGAACTGAAAGAGAACGAGTTGATCCAGTCATTGTATGAAGATCGCAAAATATGGGTGCCTAACTTTATGAAAGATGGATTTTTTGCTGGGATGTCGACCGGTCAACGATCAGATAGTGTGAATTCTTTCTTTGACAAGTATGTACATAAGAAGACTACTGTGCAAGAGTTTGTTAAACAATATGATGCCATTCTGCAAGACAGGTATGAAGAGGAAGCGAAGGCCACTTCTGATACATGGAACAAACAGCCTGCTTTAAAGTCTCCTTCACCTTTCGAGAAGCATGTAGCTGGCCTATACACTCATGCTGTATTTAGGAAATTTCAAGTCGAGGTATTGGGCGCGGTAGCATGTATTCCTAAGAAAGAGGAACAAGTTGATGCGGTGGTTACTTTCAAAGTACAAGATTATGAAAGGAATCAAGAATTTGTTGTCACATTGAACGAGTTGAAATCTGAAGTATCCTGCATATGCCGCTTGTTTGAATTGCAAGGGTTCCTTTGTAGACATGCAATGATTGTTCTTCAAATCTGTGGCATCTCAACAATACCGTTGCAATATATCTTGAAACGGTGGACGAAAGATGCCAAGAGCAGATACTCAATCGAAGGGTCTGAACAGGTGCAGTCAAGGCTGCAGCGGTATAATGATCTTTGTCAAAGGGCTATGAAATTGGGTGAAGAAGGGTCATTATCACAAGAGAGTTACAGTCTGTCTCTTCGTGCACTTGGTGATGcttttgagaactgtttgaatGCGAACTACTCCAATAAGAATCTTCTAGAAGCTGGACCTTCTGCCTCCCCAGGTATTTTGTGCATCGAAGACGACATTCAGAGTGGAAGTTTGAGCAAGACGAATAAGAAGAAGAATGCAACTAAGAAAAGAAAG GTTAACATGGAGCCGGATGTTATTACAGTTGGCACGACAGATAGCTTACAACAAATT GAAAAACTGAGTTCTCGACCTGTAAATCTGGACGGATTTTTCGGTCATCATCAAAGTGCTCCGGGAATG GTACAGCTGAACTTAATGGGTCCCACACGTGATAGTTACTTCGGGAACCAACCTGCCATTCAGGGACTA GGCCAGCTGAACTCCATCGCACCTACCCATGATGGTTACTATGGTTCTCAGCCTGCCATGCCCGGAATG GGGCATATGGAATTTTTCCGCACTCCAAATTTCGGCTATGGTATTCGG GATGATCCTAATGTGAGATCTGCGCAGTTGCATGACGACGCAACAAGACACGCGTGA
- the LOC131009446 gene encoding protein FAR-RED ELONGATED HYPOCOTYL 3 isoform X4 encodes MDIDLRLPSGEHDKELEEPNGIVNMLDGEEKPLNVDGVGESMGDEDKLHVEDGDDVNSPLPDIDFKDVTILEPLPGMEFGSHGDAYAFYQEYARSVGFSTAIQNSRRSKTSREFIDAKFACSRYGTKREYEKSLNRPRSRQGSNQDAENATGRRACAKTDCKASMHVKRRSDGKWIIHRFEKEHNHELLPAQAVSEQTRRMYAAMARQFAEYKSAVGLKHDSRSQFEKGRNMAMDAVEASAMLEFFVHMQTLNSNFFYAVDVGEDQRLKSLLWIDAKSRHDYPNFSDVVSFDTSYIRNKYKMPLALFVGVNQHYQFMLLGCALVSDENAATYSWVMQTWLKAMGGQAPKIILTEQDRVLKSVISDVLPSTLHFFSLWHIMGKVSETLNSVIKQNENFMSKFEKCIYRSWTEEEFEKRWLKLVDRFELKENELIQSLYEDRKIWVPNFMKDGFFAGMSTGQRSDSVNSFFDKYVHKKTTVQEFVKQYDAILQDRYEEEAKATSDTWNKQPALKSPSPFEKHVAGLYTHAVFRKFQVEVLGAVACIPKKEEQVDAVVTFKVQDYERNQEFVVTLNELKSEVSCICRLFELQGFLCRHAMIVLQICGISTIPLQYILKRWTKDAKSRYSIEGSEQVQSRLQRYNDLCQRAMKLGEEGSLSQESYSLSLRALGDAFENCLNANYSNKNLLEAGPSASPGILCIEDDIQSGSLSKTNKKKNATKKRKVNMEPDVITVGTTDSLQQIEKLSSRPVNLDGFFGHHQSAPGMLNLMGPTRDSYFGNQPAIQGLGQLNSIAPTHDGYYGSQPAMPGMGHMEFFRTPNFGYGIRDDPNVRSAQLHDDATRHA; translated from the exons ATGGATATAGATCTTAGGTTGCCTTCTGGAGAACATGATAAAGAATTAGAAGAGCCTAATGGAATTGTTAATATGCTAGATGGGGAAGAGAAGCCCCTCAATGTAGATGGAGTGGGTGAGAGTATGGGAGACGAGGATAAGTTGCATGTCGAAGATGGAGATGATGTGAATTCTCCGTTACCTGATATAGATTTCAAAGATGTGACAATTCTTGAGCCACTTCCTGGTATGGAATTTGGGTCTCATGGGGACGCCTATGCTTTCTATCAGGAATATGCTAGATCTGTGGGATTCAGTACTGCAATTCAGAATAGCCGCCGGTCAAAAACATCAAGGGAATTCATTGACGCAAAATTCGCATGCTCTAGATATGGCACAAAACGTGAGTACGAGAAATCTTTGAACCGCCCGCGCAGTAGACAAGGAAGCAATCAGGATGCTGAGAATGCTACAGGTCGTCGAGCATGTGCAAAGACAGATTGTAAAGCAAGTATGCACGTTAAGAGAAGGTCCGATGGGAAGTGGATAATCCATAGATTTGAGAAAGAGCATAACCATGAACTGTTACCTGCCCAAGCTGTAAGTGAACAAACCAGAAGGATGTATGCTGCAATGGCTAGACAGTTTGCTGAATATAAAAGTGCAGTCGGTCTTAAACATGACTCCAGAAGCCAATTCGAAAAAGGCAGGAATATGGCAATGGATGCAGTAGAGGCGAGTGCTATGCTTGAGTTTTTTGTCCATATGCAGACTCTGAATTCAAACTTCTTTTATGCAGTGGATGTTGGTGAGGATCAACGTCTGAAAAGTCTATTATGGATTGATGCCAAAAGCAGGCATGACTATCCCAATTTCAGTGATGTTGTATCTTTTGATACGAGCTATATAAGAAACAAGTATAAAATGCCTCTAGCTCTATTTGTTGGGGTCAACCAGCACTATCAGTTCATGCTACTTGGATGTGCTTTGGTGTCTGATGAAAACGCAGCGACATATTCATGGGTCATGCAAACGTGGTTGAAGGCGATGGGTGGTCAGGCTCCGAAAATTATACTCACTGAGCAAGACAGGGTTTTGAAATCTGTTATTTCAGATGTTTTGCCATCCACTCTTCATTTTTTCTCCTTGTGGCATATAATGGGAAAGGTTTCAGAAACATTGAATAGTGTAATCAAACAGAATGAAAACTTCATGTCTAAATTCGAAAAATGCATTTATAGGTCGTGGACAGAGGAGGAGTTCGAAAAGAGGTGGCTCAAGCTGGTGGATAGATTCGAACTGAAAGAGAACGAGTTGATCCAGTCATTGTATGAAGATCGCAAAATATGGGTGCCTAACTTTATGAAAGATGGATTTTTTGCTGGGATGTCGACCGGTCAACGATCAGATAGTGTGAATTCTTTCTTTGACAAGTATGTACATAAGAAGACTACTGTGCAAGAGTTTGTTAAACAATATGATGCCATTCTGCAAGACAGGTATGAAGAGGAAGCGAAGGCCACTTCTGATACATGGAACAAACAGCCTGCTTTAAAGTCTCCTTCACCTTTCGAGAAGCATGTAGCTGGCCTATACACTCATGCTGTATTTAGGAAATTTCAAGTCGAGGTATTGGGCGCGGTAGCATGTATTCCTAAGAAAGAGGAACAAGTTGATGCGGTGGTTACTTTCAAAGTACAAGATTATGAAAGGAATCAAGAATTTGTTGTCACATTGAACGAGTTGAAATCTGAAGTATCCTGCATATGCCGCTTGTTTGAATTGCAAGGGTTCCTTTGTAGACATGCAATGATTGTTCTTCAAATCTGTGGCATCTCAACAATACCGTTGCAATATATCTTGAAACGGTGGACGAAAGATGCCAAGAGCAGATACTCAATCGAAGGGTCTGAACAGGTGCAGTCAAGGCTGCAGCGGTATAATGATCTTTGTCAAAGGGCTATGAAATTGGGTGAAGAAGGGTCATTATCACAAGAGAGTTACAGTCTGTCTCTTCGTGCACTTGGTGATGcttttgagaactgtttgaatGCGAACTACTCCAATAAGAATCTTCTAGAAGCTGGACCTTCTGCCTCCCCAGGTATTTTGTGCATCGAAGACGACATTCAGAGTGGAAGTTTGAGCAAGACGAATAAGAAGAAGAATGCAACTAAGAAAAGAAAG GTTAACATGGAGCCGGATGTTATTACAGTTGGCACGACAGATAGCTTACAACAAATT GAAAAACTGAGTTCTCGACCTGTAAATCTGGACGGATTTTTCGGTCATCATCAAAGTGCTCCGGGAATG CTGAACTTAATGGGTCCCACACGTGATAGTTACTTCGGGAACCAACCTGCCATTCAGGGACTA GGCCAGCTGAACTCCATCGCACCTACCCATGATGGTTACTATGGTTCTCAGCCTGCCATGCCCGGAATG GGGCATATGGAATTTTTCCGCACTCCAAATTTCGGCTATGGTATTCGG GATGATCCTAATGTGAGATCTGCGCAGTTGCATGACGACGCAACAAGACACGCGTGA